From Osmerus mordax isolate fOsmMor3 chromosome 8, fOsmMor3.pri, whole genome shotgun sequence, a single genomic window includes:
- the LOC136947547 gene encoding nucleolar protein dao-5-like: MLVTSQHSPAVPLPSIAKKVVLQSISSLQGAKLYRQPNGQLVKLVAVKPKAVVVGKNPVESPTAQPNQSDNLVPSRVIPPLSTPGLPPSKTASSPRSPPPLKPLIKFITGQHGTVTPSRTPSPSPLALTVSSSMKTPSFLGQRGTYSFRIFPPPADQASKGPGQSQAGPAGVSLPGGFTLIQLPKPGAAGVAPQSARAAKPTTLNMTVKPLQPRKVSSNGDMILQSLSRTPTSTAGTDTPEPVSADHSYTGPTHQPRPKVAPPLPSGPRKSPLLTCDEEMASEGSDAEIGEVTGEQMQDNGYSDLTEESGDDSDSDDLTDTSDSDDSDDDDDDDDRDETVDIETVEERTQRCMIAEMRAAARHGMSDSLDSSQETDATEKPRKKHRRGEGEEGCEEGGKRRNHTVTERLRRSEHRKLFTKLKDVLFLEEMDPKASKLLVLSQARREINALVNNSAHLEEKKRRLTLKQSAYVKKIAHASGKPEELIRSKVREICERQKDMCAQRNKAVPPDGQSLTSDALSQAAGVSRHTVTVPQPHTKTGTLTQPASLKAAGRGVLRLKVTGIPSPAPPTAIPATAGEGGEAEEGEGGEAEEGEGGEAEEGEGKKGREVIPSNAPEPSGQKPDTTDRKRGPMVSEQTSGEKRPKEEEEEEEEDTDWEAHASHSSVEEDVSSNKEKIDTPVDKTSDPKLADMSLLGEMSGLNSAIWKPQEQLQAGGNPQTNARSLRKKAAVLVQALSKDERREGPDSLQDKDVSKDQDLVARTKVSPRKRTRETSSESIPVSPSSTLVPPKRLPLLLPKVQASRLKPVSPVGDPPATAGDGLAPAKRGRGRPPKKKPAGSETEDSSTGDRGSKTPASTDPESPAVEISLAPESPAAVDCLAPAKRGRGRPPKKKSHVSEAPVEDVSKTGTSQDGSSRAECSPVGTKPGGCLSGTSPATRTRGGPDTVPRAGESPLTTGSSPASPARVSPLSKPVTRSALGKDFPSAKRKSWTDYLM; encoded by the exons ATGTTGGTCACCTCCCAGCACTCCCCCGCAGTGCCTCTGCCCTCTATAGCTAAGAAGGTGGTACTGCAGTCCATCTCCAGCCTCCAGGGAGCCAAGCTCTACCGCCAGCCCAACGGACAGCTCGTCAAACTGGTGGCTGTTAAACCCAAGGCTGTCGTCGTTGGCAAGAACCCTGTTGAAT CTCCGACAGCACAGCCGAACCAGTCGGACAATCTCGTGCCGTCTCGAGtcattcctcccctctccacccccggaCTCCCCCCTTCCAAGACTGCCTCCTCCCCTcggagccctcctcctctcaagcCTCTTATCAAATTTATCACCGGCCAACATGGCACAGTCACTCCCTCCcggaccccctctccctcccccctcgctctaactgtctcctcctccatgaAAACACCCAGCTTCCTGGGTCAGAGAGGAACCTACTCCTTCAGAATCTTCCCCCCTCCAGCAGACCAGGCCTCCAAGGGCCCAGGCCAGAGCCAGGCTGGCCCAGCAGGAGTTTCCCTCCCTGGGGGCTTTACCCTGATCCAGCTCCCTAAGCCTGGAGCTGCTGGTGTCGCTCCACAGTCAGCCAGGGCAGCTAAACCAACAACCCTAAATATGACTGTTAAACCACTACAGCCAAGGAAGGTTTCCTCTAACGGTGACATGATCTTGCAGagtctctccagaacccctacCTCTACAGCCGGCACAGACACACCCGAGCCCGTCTCCGCTGACCACTCCTACACTGGACCCACCCACCAGCCACGCCCTAAAgtagccccgcccctcccctccggcCCCAGGAAGTCCCCCCTGCTGACCTGCGATGAGGAGATGGCGTCTGAGGGGAGCGATGCAGAGATTGGGGAGGTGACGGGGGAACAGATGCAGGATAACGGTTATTCTGACCTCACAGAGGAGTCCGGGGACGACTCAGACTCGGATGACTTGACAGACACCTCCGACTCAGACGATTCagacgacgatgatgatgacgacgacAGG gatgaAACGGTGGACATCGAGACGGTGGAAGAGAGGACCCAGAGGTGCATGATCGCTGAGATGAGAGCCGCAGCCAGACACGGCATGTCCGACTCCCt TGACTCCAGCCAGGAGACTGATGCGACAGAAAAACCAAGAAAAAAG cataggaggggtgagggggaggaggggtgcgaGGAAGGGGGTAAACGCAGGAACCACACGGTGACAGAGAGACTGCGGCGCTCAGAACACCGCAAGCTCTTCACCAAGCTGAAGGACGTCCTGTTTCTGGAGGAGATGGACCCCAAGGCCTCCAAGCtgctcgtcctctcccag GCCCGGAGAGAGATCAACGCTCTCGTAAACAACTCCGCCcacctggaggagaagaagaggagactaACCCTGAAGCAGTCTGCGTACGTGAAGAAGATAGCCCACGCGTCTG GAAAGCCAGAGGAGCTGATCAGGTCCAAAGTGAGGGAGATCTGTGAGCGTCAGAAAGACATGTGTGCCCAGAGGAACAAGGCTGTTCCCCCAGACGGCCAGTCCCTGACCTCTGACGCGCTGAGCCAGGCGGCTGGTGTCTCCAGACACACCGTCACAGTGCCCCAGCCACACACCAAGACCGGCACGCTcacacagcctgcctctctgaAAGCCG CTGGAAGAGGAGTCCTCAGACTGAAGGTCACAGGCATTCCATCTCCGGCTCCTCCCACAGCCATTCCGGCAACagccggggaggggggagaggctgaggagggggaggggggagaggctgaggagggggaagggggagaggctgaggagggggaggggaagaaggggagggaggtgattcCCTCAAATGCCCCTGAGCCCTCGGGCCAGAAGCCTGATACGACGGACCGCAAGAGGGGACCTATGGTTTCTGAGCAGACCTCAGGAGAGAAAAGaccgaaggaggaggaggaagaggaggaggaagacactgACTGGGAGGCTCATGCCTCCCACAGCTCCGTGGAGGAAGACGTCTCTTCTAACAAGGAGAAGATCGACACCCCTGTCGACAAGACCTCCGATCCCAAACTGGCTGACATGTCTCTTCTGGGTGAGATGTCTGGCCTCAACAGCGCCATCTGGAAGCCACAGGAGCAGCTGCAGGCTGGTGGCAACCCACAGACTAACGCCAGGAGTCTCAGGAAGAAGGCGGCGGTGCTAGTACAGGCCCTGTCTAAAGACGAGCGCAGAGAGGGGCCAGACTCGCTGCAGGACAAAGATGTTTCTAAGGACCAAGATTTGGTGGCCAGGACAAAAGTGTCTCCGAGGAAGCGAACGCGAGAAACCTCTTCAGAGAGCATTCCTGTCAGCCCGTCCTCAACTCTGGTCCCCCCCAAACGACTGCCTCTGCTTCTGCCTAAGGTTCAGGCCAGCAGGCTTAAGCCTGTGTCTCCAGTCGGAGACCCCCCAGCCACAGCGGGGGATGGCTTGGCTCCAGCCAAACGTGGCCGGGGAAGGCCTCCTAAGAAGAAGCCTGCTGGTTCTGAGACTGAGGATAGCAGCacgggagacagagggagtaagACTCCGGCCAGCACAGATCCAGAATCTCCAGCTGTTGAAATCTCACTGGCGCCGGAGAGTCCAGCTGCAGTGGACTGCCTCGCTCCGGCCaagagaggcaggggaaggCCCCCAAAGAAGAAGAGCCATGTTTCCGAAGCTCCTGTGGAGGATGTGTCAAAGACAGGCACCAGCCAAGACGGGTCTTCCCGGGCTGAATGCAGCCCAGTTGGAACCAAGCCTGGGGGCTGCCTGTCTGGAACTAGCCCTGCCACACGGACCAGGGGAGGCCCAGACACAGTGCCCCGTGCTGGGGAGAGCCCCCTGACGACTGGAAGCAGCCCGGCCTCACCGGCTAGAGTCAGCCCTCTTAGCAAGCCTGTCACCCGGAGTGCGTTGGGGAAGGACTTCCCTAGTGCTAAGAGGAAGTCCTGGACTGACTACCTGATGTAG
- the ora6 gene encoding neuropeptide Y receptor type 6: MGNVALWTLVIRILISILGIIGNTALILSLVQKQIIKLKTFEVLLLGLSVSNLEEIFIVDIYDILVVHVSISLNVWACCSLKFLTVVGEVASILFTVLISVFRYQKLRDAETRVNLPIFLDNIRYAWAMSGLCGTLALLLAAPTYVMNLDGHMKNITGTQKCPPDFFLCHRDNCPTINRLYKYLFVIFSILLPLLVITVSSCLIIKVLLGQKRMVKPGLGAPGLEQEPKRKNKSPRIQRGTVAILAAMALFQIDWTLYLVLHLGYSPYDFPAWSELEFLISTAYTTISPYVYGIGNNLFTLKKCRR; the protein is encoded by the coding sequence ATGGGGAACGTTGCACTTTGGACCCTTGTCATCAGGATATTAATCTCCATCCTAGGGATCATAGGTAATACAGCACTAATCCTGTCCCTAGTTCAAAAACAGATCATCAAGCTAAAGACCTTTGAAGTGCTTCTCCTTGGCCTGTCGGTCTCCAACTTGGAGGAGATCTTCATCGTGGATATCTATGACATTCTTGTGGTGCATGTTTCCATCAGTCTGAACGTATGGGCCTGCTGCTCTCTGAAGTTCCTGACAGTGGTTGGTGAGGTGGCTAGCATCCTGTTCACTGTCCTCATCAGTGTCTTCCGCTACCAGAAACTCAGAGATGCAGAGACCAGGGTCAACCTTCCCATCTTCCTGGACAACATTCGTTACGCCTGGGCCATGAGTGGGCTCTGTGGGACGTTGGCGTTGCTACTTGCAGCCCCCACTTACGTGATGAACCTGGATGGACACATGAAAAACATCACTGGCACCCAAAAATGCCCACCAGACTTCTTCCTGTGCCATAGGGATAACTGCCCAACCATAAACCGTTTATACAAATACCTGTTTGTCATCTTCAGCATCCTTTTGCCTCTCCTGGTCATCACAGTCAGCAGTTGCCTCATCATAAAGGTTCTTCTGGGGCAGAAGAGGATGGTGAAGCCCGGGCTGGGAGCCCCAGGGTTGGAGCAGGAGCCCAAAAGGAAGAACAAAAGCCCTCGGATTCAAAGGGGTACGGTGGCCATCTTGGCAGCCATGGCACTGTTTCAGATCGACTGGACCTTGTACCTAGTCCTCCATCTGGGATACAGCCCCTATGACTTCCCTGCTTGGTCTGAGTTGGAATTCTTGATCTCCACAGCCTACACCACAATCAGTCCTTATGTATATGGGATAGGGAATAATctctttactttgaaaaaatgtaGGAGGTAG
- the LOC136947854 gene encoding bromo adjacent homology domain-containing 1 protein: MTHARQKGSLSQCRSTGKWDNCPHWPHGEIMGGAWPERTLRFGRTKKRGETKQGRGGAKERSETKQGRGGAKERSETKQGRGGAKEMTDRRQTAPEQKRKPGKRRDRKRDRKLYPLRGRGGGSEGEGLSCHVLLTRLEEDIQESAEEREANSEVMPSPGKRKPSKEKGKGKGKASGQSLKKTKPKTKSKSSPEPGPFVPEPRKRRLASLNAEAVNSLLLERPSDPQPAAKQARRQQDEPPKAEGSLDPDPARSGGAGAPKALRGGSAKSSTTHKVQPCQSSKQAKRVKADKEEEGGGVSLESLHAPTPRRLAGLNAAALLKLTSSSASSKQRVKPTPAADCKASSAAASHKQPARLKPKPKGRQHKHRGRTSAPRLQGCAACKKTGFEPKVEWESSGCTHRLTKPGYQSRSMLAYPLKPVKEEQVEAELSPYYCCRPEGSVEYCHRLALFLGQQAYADPDEPPLNPAMTSVKRECLVTSPSLAHPHAALTLSPHPCLCTADPCFSSYYVHIAHPTHTGAPSGTLASRPLSFSPSTLCPNRVSGSKLRGPPVSHASGLAHPAFCGSVGSPCYSEACRVSGYAYRAMQPVASRGCSFSTGCTGCTHGIKTEGYSSPKGEHSPSLLVPPSVPLSSCPLPSTPSSTQAKPRLLTPMSDRGQPPARLKLARECPQSSKPPNGSLSLGRTRLSQRQPAPTPSPSLSPAKQKRVSRRRATNGWLPVGVPTEKEVFIAGEDETALRQCYEGVERDGEVIRIRDTVLLRSGPRKKSLPYVAKISALWEDPKTGELMMSLFWYYRPEHTQGGRDPSMHCENEIFASRHQDENSVACIEDRCYVLPLAQYCRFCALVKCRSEGAAPGSARAVPCPSDCAPPAHRRVPSDIDPELVYLCRHVYDFRYGRILKNLQ; this comes from the exons ATGACCCACGCCAGGCAGAAGGGTTCCCTCAGCCAGTGTCGTAGCACAGGGAAGTGGGACAACTGCCCCCATTGGCCACATGGTGAGATCATGGGCGGAGCCTGGCCTGAGCGCACGCTCCGATTCGGCAGGACCAAGAAGAGAGGTGAGACCAAGCAAGGAAGAGGCGGGGCCAAGGAGAGAAGTGAGACCAAGCAAGGAAGAGGCGGGGCCAAGGAGAGAAGTGAGACCAAGCAAGGAAGAGGCGGGGCCAAGGAGATGACTGACAGGAGGCAGACAGCTCCAGAGCAGAAGCGAAAGCCGGGAAAGAGGCGGGACAGGAAACgggacaggaagttgtatccactgcggggcaggggaggaggctcagagggggaggggcttagtTGTCATGTTCTCCTTACCCGATTGGAGGAAGACATCCAGGAGAGCGCGGAAGAGAGGGAAGCCAACAGCGAAGTCATGCCCTCACCTGGGAAACGCAAACCCAGCAAAGAGAAGGGCAAGGGCAAAGGCAAAGCCAGTGGACAAAGCCTGAAAAAGACAAAACCAAAAACCAAATCCAAGTCAAGCCCCGAGCCCGGTCCCTTTGTCCCAGAGCCCCGCAAGCGTCGCCTGGCCTCTCTCAATGCCGAGGCGGTCAACAGTCTGCTACTGGAGAGACCCAGTGACCCCCAGCCAGCAGCGAAACAGGCCAGGAGACAACAGGACGAGCCCCCCAAGGCAGAGGGTTCCTTGGATCCAGATCCAGCCAGGAGTGGGGGGGCTGGAGCCCCTAAAGCTCTACGAGGTGGCAGCGCTAAGTCCTCCACTACGCACAAAGTTCAGCCGTGCCAAAGCTCCAAGCAAGCCAAGAGGGTCAAGGCagacaaagaggaggagggaggaggagtcagTCTGGAGAGCCTGCATGCTCCCACCCCAAGACGCCTGGCTGGTCTCAACGCTGCAGCCCTGCTCAAGCTAACCAGCTCGTCCGCGAGCAGCAAGCAGAGAGTCAAGCCCACGCCAGCAGCAGACTGCAAGGCCTCATCCGCGGCCGCCTCTCACAAGCAGCCGGCCAGGCTGAAGCCCAAACCCAAGGGCCGTCAACACAAGCACAGGGGCAGGACCTCCGCCCCTCGTCTCCAGGGCTGCGCAGCCTGCAAGAAGACTGGCTTCGAGCCCAAAGTGGAATGGGAGTCCAGCGGCTGCACCCACCGTCTCACCAAACCGGGCTACCAGTCGCGCAGCATGCTAGCCTACCCACTGAAGCCTGTgaaggaggagcaggtggaggcgGAGCTGAGCCCGTACTACTGCTGCCGGCCGGAGGGCTCCGTGGAGTACTGCCACCGCCTGGCGCTCTTTCTGGGCCAGCAGGCCTACGCAGACCCGGACGAGCCGCCTCTCAACCCCGCCATGACTTCCGTGAAGCGCGAGTGCCTGGTGACGTCCCCTTCCCTGGCCCACCCCCACGCAGCCCTCACCCtcagcccccacccctgcctctgcACGGCCGACCCCTGCTTCTCCAGCTACTACGTCCACATCGCCCACCCGACACACACTGGAGCTCCGTCAGGAACCCTGGCCTCGCGCCCTCTGAGCTTTTCCCCCTCCACACTGTGCCCCAACCGGGTGTCTGGCTCCAAGCTGCGGGGCCCTCCTGTGTCCCACGCCTCAGGTCTGGCCCACCCGGCCTTCTGTGGGTCTGTGGGCTCGCCGTGCTACAGCGAGGCCTGCAGGGTTAGCGGCTACGCGTACAGAGCCATGCAGCCCGTCGCCAGCAGGGGGTGCTCTTTCAGCACGGGTTGTACCGGCTGCACTCACGGCATCAAGACAG aAGGTTACTCCTCCCCCAAGGGCGAGCACAGCCCCTCCCTGCTGGTTCCCCCCTCCGTCCCCCTCTCCAgctgccccctccccagcaccccctcctccacccaggccaAACCCCGTCTCCTCACCCCCATGTCGGACCGTGGCCAGCCCCCCGCCAGGCTAAAGCTGGCCAGGGAGTGTCCACAGAGCAGCAAGCCCCCCAACGGCTCCTTGTCCCTGGGCCGCACCCGGCTGTCCCAGAGGCAGCCGGCCCCcacgcccagccccagcctcagccccgccAAACAGAAGAGGGTGAGTCGCAGGCGAGCCACCAACGGCTGGCTGCCCGTAGGAGTGCCCACAGAAAAGGAAGTCTTCATTGCG ggagaggatgagacagcCTTGCGTCAGTGTTatgaaggagtggagagagacggcGAAGTGATACGCATCAGAGACACTGTGCTGCTGCGCTCCGGTCCCAGAAAGAAGTCCCTGCCCTATGTGGCCAAGATATCAGCGCTCTGGGAGGACCCCAAAACAG GAGAGCTGATGATGAGCCTGTTCTGGTACTAtcgacctgaacacacacaggggggccgggatcccagcatgcactgtgAG aacgAGATCTTCGCCTCCAGGCATCAGGATGAAAACAGCGTGGCCTGCATCGAGGACCGCTGCTATGTCCTCCCTCTAGCACAGTACTGTAg ATTTTGTGCCTTGGTGAAGTGTCGTTCTGAGGGCGCCGCGCCCGGCAGCGCCCGCGCGGTGCCCTGCCCCTCGGACTgcgccccccccgcccaccgccGCGTGCCCTCCGACATCGACCCAGAGCTGGTGTACCTCTGCCGCCACGTCTACGACTTCCGCTACGGACGCATTCTCAAGAACCTGCAGTGA